The Macrotis lagotis isolate mMagLag1 chromosome 6, bilby.v1.9.chrom.fasta, whole genome shotgun sequence genome includes a window with the following:
- the LOC141492085 gene encoding vomeronasal type-2 receptor 1-like, translating to MKVLIPPAPPAAVDLIKMAPTKKSAFPSLLIFLLITWMTDGEEEPTCRLLGKFDLHGYVESTNHALVLGGMFPIHSRTIPVDESILEPVSDKCEGFYFRGFRWTKTMIHTINEINQRKDILPNITLGYQIFDTCYSISKSMEGTLSFLTGQDEHKPNFRCSSGAPLAGVIGAGGSALSVATSRLLGLYYLPQVGYASSCSVLSDKYQFPSYVRVMPSDKSQSAAMVSLIQHFGWVWIGTIAADDDYGKYGIKIFKENIEKANLCIAFSETIPKIYSKEKMENAVKTIKSSIAKVIVLYTSDIDLSPFVLEIQYNNITDRTWIASEAWITSSLIAKPEYFPFFGGTIGFAVPKAEIAGLKEFLYDIHPNKDPNDVITIEFWQTAFNCTWPNSSVPYNSDHRVNMTGQENRIYSMSDKLCTGEEKLEDLENTYLDVSQLRITNNVKNAVYVLAYALDAMSHCEEGRGPFIPGKTCAYLDSFEPWQLMYYLKTLTFTTHDGITLNIDENGDVTGYYDVLNWQLRDDGKIDFVKIGIYKFTLSKFELVMNNVSLYWNTETSEIPKSVCTDVCKPGTRKGIRQGEPICCFDCIPCADGHVSRQPGARECSKCDEDYWSNAAKDECVLKEVEFLAYDEALGFTLVTLSIFGALVVLAVTIVYVIYRKTPLARANDWELSFLLQLSLIITLLTSLLFIGKPYNWSCRARQVTLAMGFSLCLSCILAKTIALFLSYRASKSKVRFISIQPVYQKVIVFISVLIESGLCTAYLLITPPKVYKNMESQNIKIILECNEGSIEFLCSVFGFDIFLALLSFLSTFAARKLPDNYNEAKCITFGMLVFFIVWISFVPAYLSTKGKFKVAVEIFAILASSIGLLGCVFAPKCYIILIRPQRNTDEIVGGKIPPTDRSIQLTSASVSSEMNVTVSTVVLDD from the exons ATGAAGGTGCTTATTCCTCCAGCTCCACCTGCTGCAG TGGATCTTATAAAAATGGCCCCCACCAAAAAGTCCGCCTTCCCCTCTTTGTTGATTTTCCTCCTGATCACCTGGATGACTGATGGTGAGGAAGAGCCAACCTGCAGACTGTTAGGAAAGTTTGATTTACATGGGTATGTGGAATCCACAAACCACGCATTAGTTTTAGGAGGAATGTTTCCCATTCATTCTCGGACCATTCCAGTTGATGAGTCTATTTTGGAGCCAGTATCAGACAAATGTGAAGG GTTTTACTTCCGAGGTTTCCGCTGGACCAAAACCATGATACATACAATCAATGAGATCAATCAAAGGAAAGATATTCTGCCTAATATCACCTTGGGTTACCAGATTTTTGACACTTGCTACAGCATTTCCAAGTCCATGGAGGGAACGTTGTCATTCCTGACAGGGCAGGATGAACACAAACCCAACTTTCGGTGCAGTTCTGGTGCCCCTCTGGCTGGGGTCATTGGAGCGGGAGGGTCTGCCTTATCTGTGGCTACTTCCAGGCTCCTGGGCCTATATTACTTACCTCAG GTGGGCTATGCTTCCTCCTGCTCGGTTCTTAGTGATAAATACCAGTTTCCATCTTATGTCCGTGTAATGCCAAGTGATAAGAGTCAATCTGCTGCAATGGTGTCACTTATCCAACATTTTGGATGGGTCTGGATAGGCACAATAGCAGCTGATGATGACTATGGGAAATATGgcataaaaattttcaaagagaACATTGAGAAGGCTAACCTGTGCATTGCATTCTCGGAAACTATCCCTAAGATCTActccaaggaaaagatggaaaatgctGTTAAGACCATCAAAAGTTCCATAGCCAAGGTTATTGTGCTTTATACCTCAGACATTGACCTCAGCCCCTTTGTGTTAGAAATCCAATACAATAACATAACTGATAGAACATGGATCGCCAGTGAGGCATGGATAACCTCCTCCCTCATTGCAAAGCCTGAATACTTCCCCTTTTTTGGGGGAACCATTGGGTTTGCTGTGCCAAAAGCTGAAATAGCAGGTCTAAAAGAGTTTCTCTATGACATTCATCCTAATAAGGATCCCAATGATGTCATTACAATCGAGTTCTGGCAGACTGCTTTCAATTGTACCTGGCCCAACAGTAGTGTGCCCTATAACTCTGACCACAGGGTCAACATGACTGGACAAGAGAACCGAATCTACTCAATGTCTGATAAACTCTGTACTGGAGAAGAGAAGTTGGAAGACCTGGAAAATACCTATTTAGATGTATCCCAGCTCCGAATAACAAACAATGTGAAAAATGCAGTTTATGTTTTGGCTTATGCTCTGGATGCTATGAGTCATTGTGAAGAGGGAAGAGGACCTTTTATACCAGGGAAGACGTGTGCCTATTTGGATAGCTTTGAACCATGGCAG TTAATGTACTACCTGAAAACACTTACATTTACAACCCATGATGGTATCACtttgaatattgatgaaaatggAGATGTGACTGGATATTATGACGTCTTGAACTGGCAGCTAAGGGATGATGGGAAGATAGATTTTGTGAAGATTGGAATATATAAATTCACATTATCCAAATTTGAGTTGGTGATGAATAATGTTTCCTTATACTGGAATACTGAAACATCAGAG ATTCCCAAGTCAGTGTGCACCGATGTTTGTAAACCTGGAACCAGGAAGGGGATTCGCCAGGGGGAGCCAATATGCTGTTTCGACTGTATCCCTTGTGCTGATGGTCATGTGTCCCGTCAGCCAG GTGCAAGGGAATGCTCTAAATGTGATGAAGATTACTGGTCTAATGCTGCCAAGGATGAGTGTGTCCTGAAAGAGGTGGAATTCCTGGCTTATGATGAAGCCTTAGGCTTTACCCTTGTGACTCTGTCCATCTTTGGGGCTTTGGTAGTCCTGGCTGTCACAATTGTGTATGTGATTTATAGGAAAACTCCACTGGCCAGAGCCAATGATTGGGAGTTAagttttcttctccaactttCTCTCATCATCACACTTCTTACTTCTCTCCTCTTTATTGGCAAACCCTACAATTGGTCTTGTAGGGCCCGCCAGGTGACACTGGCTATGggcttttctctttgtctctcttgcATTTTGGCTAAAaccattgctttatttttatcctACAGAGCATCCAAATCAAAAGTCAGATTTATATCTATCCAGCCTGTTTATCAAAAGGTAATCGTCTTCATTTCAGTTCTCATTGAGTCAGGTCTTTGCACAGCCTATTTGTTGATAACACCCCCGAAGGTGTACAAAAACATGGAGTCCCAAAACATTAAGATCATTCTGGAATGTAACGAGGGGTCCATCGAGTTCTTATGCTCTGTATTTGGATTTGACATCTTTCTGGCCCTGCTCAGCTTCCTAAGCACCTTTGCTGCCCGCAAGCTACCCGATAATTACAATGAGGCAAAGTGCATCACCTTCGGGATGCTGGTGTTCTTCATCGTCTGGATCTCTTTTGTCCCTGCTTACTTAAGCACCAAGGGCAAGTTCAAAGTAGCTGTGGAAATCTTTGCTATCCTGGCTTCAAGCATCGGTTTGCTCGGCTGTGTATTTGCTCCCAAGTGCTACATTATCCTCATTCGGCCCCAGAGAAACACAGATGAGATAGTTGGTGGAAAGATCCCTCCCACCGACAGGAGCATTCAACTGACATCAGCCTCAGTTAGCAGTGAAATGAATGTGACGGTTTCGACAGTTGTACTTGATGACTAG